One Glycine soja cultivar W05 chromosome 7, ASM419377v2, whole genome shotgun sequence genomic window, TATAGACAATTATATTCAAACTTAAtagaattattataataacaaaattaaactataattaaactaaaataacctTACCCCAAATAATCCTTACACTATAATTATGTTTGGATTATCGTTTCGCAAGAAAGAACTCTAATATGTCTTTTACTCTCATACTTTTGGAAGGGTTCAAATAACATCCCAAACATACATTATATCTTTGTGGGTGGAAAGTGGAAACCTTTCAACTATAACCTCATTTCTTCGACTCTTTCTTCTTGCCAATCTTCGTTCACCCTCGATTTCCATTCCATTCGTTACTCCAACGCTTttacaaattgaaaatgaaatcctTGTGCCTCCTTAACTTTGATGATCATTGATTTGGATAAGACAAAAAGAAAGGCGTATGATTGTTACCTCCACTTGAAAAGGAAAGCACTATCTTCACAGCATGTCTAAAACTATTCCCATTCGGATATGAGCCATTGCTCATTTCAGGAGAGGGACTTTGATGTCCTGTGACAATGTCACTTAGGACGGGTTTGATTTAAAGGAATGAAAGAGgtgtgaaaataaatttaaataaaagtgaTTCTTTTCTTATCATTGAAATATTACCCTACATGTTCCATCTACGCGTGTCGCTTTGACTTATGTTTTCATCTACATTCTAGTAATCAATTGTTAGTATGACTATATAAAGTTTAACCTTTGGGCAATGGAATTAAAATGTTGCCAACTGATCAAAGGGTTTTTCGAGTTTTGTCACTATTGGTTGTAGCATTGAGCATTCTACGCCACTTTAACCTACTAGTTGGAAGCTACTATTTGGAAGAACATTCAAATGGCTATGCGACGATTCTTTAGGCTTGTAGCATGTATATATTACGGAGAGCATTGATCCTAGCAATTTTTCATGAATGGTGTAGGCTTTAttagatgaagaaaaaaaaatggttaacaACTTGCTTTGAAATTTATTCTCAAATTAGAATTTCTTGAGtagttagtttttaaaatatatgaaatccATTTCTTAGCTTGGATCGGTGAGGTGTATACGGTgaatttgtaatatatatgtcGCTTTGACTTTTCTCAATTACGTTGGGTTATAGGGTTCAACGTTCTCTAGCTTATTTGGAAAAAGTTTTACTTCATGGgaaatattacaaaattatgACACTATAAGGCCTCAAACAACAAGATAAATtattaaggactaaaatgaaaatatacctTTCCCAGCAGTTGcagaaaacatatatattttgttgagGTAAAATGACACCTTATTATTGGGTTCCTTTTCCTTTGCGCCATTTTAATTTCAACCATATATAGCAGAAGGTCTTCCAGCTTTTTAAAATGGGATCCctcatattaataaataaaaaataggtttaattactcatttaatctatataatttttaaatttatctattttagtttttatataaattttttaattcctgaagtttaaattttaatttttaaaagatcgCTGCTGTTAAAAAAGTTTAACTAccgtagttaaaaaaaattaacaacaagaactttttgaaaattaaaatataaaagtcaaatactaaaaaaattcactttgactaaaaaattcatttttaattatataaactaaaagatataaatttaaaaattataaagactaaatgaataattaaacttaaaaaaatataaattaatattatcaacaataatttttagtgagtatattaaatataattatcgataatattaataagtattattttaacattgatgaaagaataaaaaatagaaaacttaaaaaaaatgttatcaaaACATTTTCATAACGATTTTCCATACATTCTTACTTtaatttccaataaaaaaattatttatagatttCTTAACATGTATTTAAGAAAATAGTTAGctagattttataattattttaatatcataaGTAGTTTATTTAATCATGGCTTTAAGTTAAAGCATGTTtaacttcattattttttattattcagatTAACGAATGAGATGTATTTTGATAAAGTCACTTACGACATATGTATCAAATATTTAGGGATTGGATAcgaattatttatgttttccaTAATCATCGTCTTGTCCTTTATAACTCTTATATAAAGCCAATTATGAATCTACGACTAGAATGGATAATTAAATCAGACAGATGATGATGGTGATCAAGAACCCACTACTTCTTCAGTCTTTCAATTCCTTATTAAAAGCAGTTGGCAGttttttcaaattgtattaCACACAAAATTTGTGAAAGACAGAGTAAATCGTATACTTagtcttttattaaatttactcTCACCAAACCTAACCTATGGTTCAACATCAGTTCAGTTtagtttttaattcaaaaaaaaaaagtcgggTCACACTTTTATTTGATCCAGAAGAAGACTATCAACACATTTTTAGGATGTTATTGATTATTTATGTTTAAggattgattttaaataataaaagtaattttttatacaaaaaccaAGGTTAcacttttatatatgttttctatataataaaaaataattgaataaaattaagagtTTAAGGTCTATGataatataaactattttaCCTTGTTTATGATagttatttaacataattattttaaaaattaataattttattatatataataaattatgattgaataattgtttaaacatttttatactGACGAGAACTAATCGTTTCTtcttaaaataatgttataataTGACtcacatataattttatttcttaaatatataattaaaaatttgatctctgttattaaaaaagaaaaagaaatttgatATATGAGTTTGGGAGTTTGTATACATGaaagaatatttattaataaagatCACATaatgtttggataaaatttgGAAAAATACTTCAATAAATTTCAGTACACGGCTTTAAATTCTAATtcacaatataaaattaaaaaaaatattattttaaaataaaatacttttgaaatttCCTAACTAAAATTTAAGCATACACACTCAActtcttaaattaatattattactttttgagatattattttttaatttagttgagAATACTCTCTATATAAAACCAATGTAACTTAGTTGGTAATATGTTGACAATATTTGTTaagtttgtgaaaaaaaaaatttaaatttagttctcATAAAATATATCGATGGAAAGgaatgaaattataattatgacttctagattaaaaattagttttataattgatccaataaatcaaaatttatgaGCTTTAACTATAATTAAACATCATATAACcaaaagtttaataaaaataaataaataaacaaattacaGCAAGAGAGCTTTTATCCAATTACACATAACTCACCCTTTTTGATAATGCTATACCCCTTTATATGTTTTGAAACATTATATTCACAATCCATCAAATACTAAACTAACATATTCTATAATGAAGATGAaagtaatgattaaaaaaatatatgcttgTGTAATTACCTTACgtgtataaatatattttttctctttattaattCATGTCATTGTATCCTTGTTAAAGGGGCTTTAATAATTGCTCTATGGACtatatataatgtattttgaAGTGTTTTATAAACAAGCCGTGCCTATATATTCCTCGCTCGCTGCCCAAAATCGAAGCTTCTCTTCCTCGCCTCTCTCTAAGACCCCAAAACAAAACCGTGCCTCCTATTTATTTTCCGATGGGTTTTCCGGTCGGTTACGTGGAGGTGTTCTTCCCGAACCCGTTCCTGCACACGCTGGCCCTCCTCGGCCTCCTCCGAAACCTCGTATTCTTCCTCTTCCACCTCCTCGGACTCTCCGACTTCTTCGAAACCGAGGTCGCTTGGCCGGACCCCCGCCCCTCAGACACGGCGGAGGCACGCCCCCCCTCCGTGTCGGCGCTCCTGATCCGGGACCTTCTGCCCGTCGCCAAGTTCGGAGACTCCGACATTGCCGCCCGACAAAACGGCTGCGCCTGCGCGGTTTGCCTGTTCGAGTTCTCCGAGGAGGAGGAGATTCGGTGCATGCGCAACTGCAAGCACATTTTCCACCGTACCTGCGTGGACCGTTGGATCGACCACGATCAGAAAACTTGCCCTCTCTGTAGGACCCCCTTTGTGCCAGATGATATGCTTGATGATTATAATCAACGCCTCTGGGCTGCTTCTGGGGTTAACGAGTTTTACACCGATTACACTTCTTCTTTCTGAACTTCTCATCATCAATCATGAAAGCGAATTGTATATAACAAAAccgaaaataaaagaaaaaatgaaaattttgagcCATTGCATAATGGACACACTTTTTAgttactattattattgataGTGGTGTTATCCGAATTTCATCCACTACTACGGTGGCTTGTGAATCATTGAATAGAATTTGTGAACCACGGTTGTCAGTAGAGgattaagttattattttaatgattattaCTACTATTATAATTGAAATGTGATTCTCTTGGGAAAAAATGTCCTCTGTTTAGTGTGGCTTTTTGGGGTCACCGAATAttgctttaaaataataatatatttttagttaaattactgatttcattcatatttttaggattattattttttaatttaatgatttttttagttcttataatttatattttaattttttagtttatatttttaattcttataatttgtattttaatttttataaggatcaaatgagtaattaaatttatatttttaaaataaatggtaaagtgaaatattttttcatggGTGATCCATTCTTTTATTGGTGGTACTTACTTACCTTAGCTTACAAGTATTTAAAAGGGAAGGAATAGCTTTCGGCATATGATGTTTTAAAAGGAATTAATTATACTTGCAGTTGGTGGTGagcttctcttttcctttttatctctACTTTAACgggaaaattacaaattttagccTCTTATGTAATTATTTCAGTTTGAATGCCACCTAGATTGTGTAGATTCCTCTTTTTCTAGTATACATGTGTTTTGAAGAGGAACTTGTATCTTGTTccatttttgtaacatttttGTCTCGTAGTGACTAATATAATAGGAAAGTGTTAGATTGTCTAGAAGTAAAGTGTCAAAAAGGCTATAGCTGTTTAGACAAATTTATAGCATATTTTGAATGGAGGTAAATCATGTTGAAAAACATGGTGATTTTAAAATTACGTTATAGTGGTGGAAAATTATGGTGACGTCATGATTTTAACATGATTACAAAGAtagcattaattaaaaatagtaattattttcttataaatttaattttgtttaaaatgtaaAACCATTGTTGGTTGTGCACGAGCGAGTGGGAAGATTCAGCTCACGCATTACCCTGTATAAAAATAagctttaattatttgaaaacattcatattGATATATTTAGGGATAGAAAAGTAGTGTGATTAATAGATAATATTTTgtattgtttataaaaaaaatttgatacatGCAACATGATACTTGTTTAAGACGAACATCAAAGCTAACACTTGGCATCCCAACAACATTGAAATCCGTTCAACCTCTCATCTGCCACAAgccaaatattataattaaaaaaaatggaaaagtacAATAAAAGTCTGAAAAACAAGAGCTAGAACAAGAAATAAATCAACCAAATCTATAATTTGGTAATCCATATCTACCCTGCTAAAGGATTCTGACAAAATTTGAAATAGTATCTAACCATGTTAAACCTTTCGAAATCACACCAAGGTTTACAAGGCGATCAACACACTCATTTTCTTCACGAAATATGTGGAAAATATTAAAGAACAAGCAAATGGTATTATTctattaattaatgaatataattttctACAGTCTGAATGGAGCAGTAATCTGGGCTCTACATATGACGTAGTTTAAAGG contains:
- the LOC114418773 gene encoding E3 ubiquitin-protein ligase RHA1B-like; this translates as MGFPVGYVEVFFPNPFLHTLALLGLLRNLVFFLFHLLGLSDFFETEVAWPDPRPSDTAEARPPSVSALLIRDLLPVAKFGDSDIAARQNGCACAVCLFEFSEEEEIRCMRNCKHIFHRTCVDRWIDHDQKTCPLCRTPFVPDDMLDDYNQRLWAASGVNEFYTDYTSSF